In Leopardus geoffroyi isolate Oge1 chromosome D1, O.geoffroyi_Oge1_pat1.0, whole genome shotgun sequence, a single window of DNA contains:
- the LOC123601413 gene encoding vitamin D 25-hydroxylase, whose amino-acid sequence MWGRPGAEACVAALGGVLFLLFFAFGIRQLLKQRRPTGFPPGPSGLPFIGNIYSLAASGELPHVYMRKQSQVYGEIFSLDLGGISTVVLNGYDVVKECLVHQSEIFADRPCLPLFMKMTKMGGLLNSRYGRGWIDHRRLAVNSFRYFGYGQKSFESKILEETKFFIDVIETYKGRPFDLKQLITNAVSNITNLIIFGERFTYEDTDFQHMIELFSENVELAASASVFLYNAFPWIGILPFGKHQQLFRNAAVVYDFLSRLIEKASINRKPQLPQHFIDAYLDEMDQGKNDPSSTFSRENLIFSVGELIIAGTETTTNVLRWAILFMALYPNIQGQVQKEIDLIMGPTGKPSWDDKCKMPYTEAVLHEVLRFCNIVPLGIFHATSEDAVVRGYSIPKGTTVITNLYSVHFDEKYWRNPEIFYPERFLDSSGYFAKKEALVPFSLGRRHCLGEQLARMEMFLFFTTLLQRFHLHFPHELVPDLKPRLGMTLQPQPYLICAERR is encoded by the exons ATGTGGGGCCGTCCGGGTGCCGAGGCGTGCGTGGCGGCGCTCGGAGGCGTGCTCTTTTTGCTGTTCTTCGCGTTTGGGATCCGCCAGCTGCTGAAGCAGAGGCGGCCCACTGGCTTCCCTCCCGGGCCGTCGGGGCTGCCATTTATCGGCAACATCTACTCGCTGGCTGCCTCAGGCGAGCTGCCCCACGTCTACATGAGAAAGCAGAGCCAGGTGTACGGCGAG ATCTTCAGTTTAGATCTTGGAGGAATATCAACTGTGGTTTTAAATGGCTATGATGTAGTAAAAGAATGCCTTGTTCATCAAAGTGAGATTTTTGCAGACAGACCATGCCTTCCTTTATTCATGAAGATGACAAAAATGGGAG gctTACTTAATTCCAGATATGGTCGAGGATGGATTGATCACAGAAGATTAGCTGTAAATAGCTTTCGCTATTTTGGATATGGTCAAAAGTCTTTTGAAtctaaaatcttagaagaaaccaaattttttattgatgttattgaaacatacaaaggtagacctTTTGACCtgaaacagttaataacaaatgcTGTTTCAAACATAACCAATCTGATCATTTTTGGAGAACGATTCACTTATGAAGACACTGATTTTCAGCACATGATTGAGTTATTCAGTGAAAATGTGGAACTGGCTGCCAGTGCCTCCGTCTTCCTGTATAATGCCTTTCCATGGATTGGCATCTTACCTTTTGGAAAACATCAACAGCTATTTAGAAATGCAGCTGTGGTCTATGATTTTCTCTCCAGGCTTATTGAAAAAGCTTCCATCAACAGAAAGCCTCAGTTACCTCAGCATTTCATTGATGCTTATTTGGATGAGATGGATCAAGGTAAAAATGACCCATCATCTACTTTCTCCagagaaaatcttattttttccgTGGGTGAACTCATCATTGCTGGAACCGAAACTACAACCAATGTACTACGGTGGGCAATTCTTTTCATGGCCCTTTATCCTAACATTCAAG GACAAGTTCAGAAAGAGATCGATTTAATTATGGGACCCACTGGGAAGCCTTCTTGGGATGACAAATGCAAAATGCCTTATACCGAGGCAGTTTTGCATGAAGTTTTAAGATTCTGTAACATAGTGCCATTAGGGATTTTCCACGCAACCTCTGAAGATGCAGTCGTACGCGGTTATTCCATTCCTAAAGGCACGACAGTAATTACCAATCTTTATTCTGTACACTTTGATGAAAAGTACTGGAGAAACCCAGAAATATTCTATCCCGAGCGTTTTCTGGACAGCAGTGGCTATTTTGCCAAGAAAGAAGCTTTGGTTCCTTTTTCCTTGG ggagAAGACACTGTCTTGGAGAACAGCTGGCTCGGATGGAAATGTTCCTGTTTTTTACAACATTGCTTCAGAGGTTTCACCTGCATTTTCCACATGAACTGGTTCCAGATCTGAAGCCCAGATTAGGCATGACATTGCAACCCCAGCCCTACCTCATCTGTGCAGAAAGGCGCTGA